Genomic window (Magnetococcales bacterium):
CCTGGTTGGAGAAGACCTCCCTGAACTATGCCGATGTGGGCAAACGCATGTCGGTGATGCAGATGGTGGGGGTGCCGTATTCGGCGGAGCAGATTGCCAACGCCGAGGCCGATTTGAAGGCCCAGGCGGGAAGCGGGGATGCGGCGAGTCTGAAAAACCGTTACGGCAAAAAGGTGACGGCGGAAGATTTCGACGGCCAGCCGGAGAAGATCACCGAACTGGATGCCCTGGTGGCCTATCTGCAAATGTTGGGCACCCTGGTCGATTTTTCGTCCTACCAGGCGCGGGCGCGGTAATGGCTTTGACCATGCCTATCGAGGAGAGCATTCATGGCTGACAACAAGCAAGTGGAAACCACCGGCCACCAATGGGACGACGAAGAGGGCTTTCCACTCAAAGAGTACAACAATCCTCTGCCAAGGTGGTGGCTGTACAGCTTCTATGCAACCATTATCTGGTCGGTTATCTATTGGATTCTCTATCCGGCCTGGCCTTTGGCGCAGGACTATACCAAAGGTCTTCTTGGCTGGTCGATGCACGGGCAGTTGCAAGCCGAGCTTGACCAGGCGGAAAAGCTTCGGGAGCCGTTCCTGAAACAGTTGGCGGCAACGCCGTTGGATCAGGTGAGCAAGGATCCCAAGCTGTTGCAGTTTGCCCGTGCGGGCGGCAAGTCGATTTTTGGTGACAACTGTGCCCCTTGCCATCGTGGTGGTGGGGAAGGGGGGCCTGGTTTTCCCGCGCTGGTGGATGATGACTGGCTGTATGGCGGCAAGTTGGAAACCCTTGTCGAGACCATCACCAATGGTCGCCAGGGACAGATGCCGGCGCATCTGGACACGGCGGGTGGGGCCCTCAAGGGCAATCAGGTGGATGATCTGACCCAGTTTGTTCTTTCCTTGTCCAATAAAGCGACGGACAAGGATGCGGCCAAGCGGGGAGAAGAGCTGTTCAAGGGTGAGGCGGGTTGCCAGACCTGTCATGGGGAGCATGGCAAGGGATCCCTCAAGGATACGGTTGCCGGTGCGGCCATTGACCATGGCATTGGCGCTCCGAATCTGACCGATGGCATCTGGTTGTATGGTGGTGATGCCAAGACGATCCGGGAGTCGATCGCCAAGGGTCGGTCGGGTCAGATGCCTGCCTGGGGTGAAAGTGCTGTTCGGAAG
Coding sequences:
- the ccoP gene encoding cytochrome-c oxidase, cbb3-type subunit III, which gives rise to MADNKQVETTGHQWDDEEGFPLKEYNNPLPRWWLYSFYATIIWSVIYWILYPAWPLAQDYTKGLLGWSMHGQLQAELDQAEKLREPFLKQLAATPLDQVSKDPKLLQFARAGGKSIFGDNCAPCHRGGGEGGPGFPALVDDDWLYGGKLETLVETITNGRQGQMPAHLDTAGGALKGNQVDDLTQFVLSLSNKATDKDAAKRGEELFKGEAGCQTCHGEHGKGSLKDTVAGAAIDHGIGAPNLTDGIWLYGGDAKTIRESIAKGRSGQMPAWGESAVRKLDPVSIRQVALYVHTLGGGQ